The following coding sequences lie in one Apteryx mantelli isolate bAptMan1 chromosome 6, bAptMan1.hap1, whole genome shotgun sequence genomic window:
- the MARCO gene encoding macrophage receptor MARCO, protein MEIEDRHKGEGNSSDMSPLTLSDKTAFASAAVTTFQISEPRSKREPSACCARAALTIYLLLLTAGQALLAYKVFKMQRDISKIQGKNTSYSEMLESSFAEKLIWEKNYIGRDMRPEENWIRSLEEEINIIKNSNENLMTMMMNNITLAAGPPGSKGDPGPPGPAGPAGMKGDKGSQGLQGPQGVNGNKGDSGPPGPPGEPGERGAKGEMGLAGSQGLKGEMGERGDPGPPGPTGPPGDKGDTGQPGFNGSMGEPGPPGEKGETGLPGQPGPPGNPGSSGRPGQKGEKGAQGLSGSPGTAGERGLKGEKGDSGTAGLPGTKGTKGDEGPQGSPGPAGVKGRKGDHGSPGPKGAAGAKGAKGDTGLIGPPGASGSKGEKGEGYRSHFIRIAGGGRRGRVEILYEGIWGTICDDSWDTQDGTVVCRMLGYSRAVSTFTASAGTGQIWLDDVNCEGSEHSIFDCSKPSWGLHNCSHSEDAGVECI, encoded by the exons ATGGAAATTGAAGATAGACACAAGGGAGAGGGAAATTCAAGTGATATGAGCCCTTTGACTCTTTCAGACAAGACTGCGTTTGCTTCAGCTGCTGTTACAACATTTCAGATAAGCG AGCCTCGAAGCAAACGAGAGCCATCGGCGTGCTGTGCTCGGGCAGCCCTCACCATCTACCTGCTGCTCCTGACGGCTGGCCAAGCGCTGTTGGCATACAAAG TGTTTAAGATGCAGAGAGATATATCAAAAATTCAAGGAAAAAATACCTCCTACTCAGAGATGCTGGAAAGCTCCTTTGCAGAAAAACTTATTTGGGAGAAGAATTACATAGGGAGGGACATGAGACCTGAAGAAAATTGGATAAGAAGCTTAGAAGAGGAAATCAACATAAtcaaaaacagcaatgaaaacttGATGACAATGATGATGAACAACATCACCCTGGCTGCAG GGCCTCCTGGGAGCAAAGGAGATCCTGGACCACCAG GGCCAGCAGGGCCAGCGGGGATGAAGGGAGACAAAGGAAGCCAAG GCTTACAAGGACCTCAGGGTGTAAACGGAAATAAAGGAGACTCTGGCCCTCCTGGCCCACCTGGTGAACCgggagaaagaggagcaaaaGGAGAGATGGGTCTTGCAG GTTCTCAAGGGCTGAAAGGCGAAATGGGCGAGAGGGGAGATCCTGGGCCCCCTGGACCCACTGGTCCTCCGGGAGATAAGGGAGACACAGGACAGCCAGGTTTCAATG GTAGCATGGGGGAGCCTGGACCTCCTGGGGAGAAAGGAGAGACAG GTTTACCTGGACAACCTGGCCCCCCGGGAAATCCTGGCTCCAGTGGCAGACCTGGTCAGAAAGGGGAGAAGGGGGCCCAAGGGCTCAGCGGTAGTCCAG gaactgcaggcgAGAGGGGACTTAAAGGCGAAAAGGGAGACAGTGGAACGGCAG GTCTTCCAGGGACAAAAGGAACAAAGGGAGATGAGGGCCCACAAG GTAGTCCAGGCCCAGCTGGtgtaaaaggaagaaaggggGATCATGGCAGTCCTGGTCCAAAAGGGGCAGCAGGGGCCAAAGGAGCCAAAGGAGATACTGGACTTATTG GTCCCCCAGGAGCGAGCGGGAGCAAAGGCGAAAAGGGAGAAG GCTATCGCAGTCATTTTATACGAATCGCtggagggggcaggaggggtcGTGTGGAAATCCTTTACGAGGGCATCTGGGGAACAATATGTGACGACAGCTGGGACACACAAGATGGCACCGTGGTCTGCCGTATGTTGGGATACAGTCGCGCAGTCAGCACCTTCACAGCCAGCGCAG GCACTGGACAAATTTGGCTTGATGATGTGAACTGCGAAGGGAGTGAACATTCCATTTTTGACTGCTCAAAACCAAGCTGGGGTTTGCACAACTGCTCACACAGTGAGGATGCTGGGGTGGAGTGCATCTGA